DNA from Prunus persica cultivar Lovell chromosome G6, Prunus_persica_NCBIv2, whole genome shotgun sequence:
ATGAGGGGAAGCGTGTTGCTGAGACCTTGATGTTCGACTATCATAGGCAGCATGGGATAGGTATTGTGTtgtctctttttccttttccaccTTAACAAATTATTGTTTATTCTTTCCTGTGCTGAAATGGTTAAAAGTTTGCTCTTTAGTAGTTTCATGTATCTAATTTCCTCTGTTCTCTTTGACAGAAATACGTATTGCCAGAATCTTCAACACGTATGGCCCTCGCATGAATATTGATGATGGGCGTGTAGTCAGCAATTTTATAGCCCAAGCACTTCGGTGAGTCCTTAGGATGCTCCACGATTTTAATGATGGGTATATCAGCAGCTTGACTAGTGCCTACATGGAGAAAATCATGACTAGCTAGTTTAATGACTTATTAATTCAGTCTCTTTCTACTTAAAGATAGCTAGCCAGCATGTTTTTGTTATTGATTGGGTAGTGGTTGGTGTCTGACATAAAGGCCTTATAAATCCAGGAGTGATATGTTTGATATTCACACATATTTGTGTAGTTGCATTGTATCTTGAAATCAGCTTCCATACCTGCATTACCGTATAAGCTTAATCCTTTTCCTTTCCCCTCGAATTCTCATACCTTTGGATCTATTTTTACACTCTGTTTTCAATATTGTAGTGATGAACCCTTGACAGTCCAAAATCCTGGGACTCAAACTCGCAGCTTCTGTTATGTCTCTGACATGGTTTGTGAaacatcttttccttttcattctgTTGCCGTGTATTGAAATAAGTTGGGTTATTTATGGTAAcctgtttaaaaaaatttaggttgATGGCCTCATTCGTCTCATGGAAGGAGAGCACACTGGACCCATTAACATTGGAAACCCAGGTTATCTACCATAAATGTGATAGTGTGATGTGTTTGCATCTCAAAAGCTATACCAAATATGTGCTCTAGTTGCTCACATAATTACTGACCTAGGTGacttttttgtataaattcaGGTGAATTTACAATGCTTGAACTTGCAGAGACAGTGAAGGAGGTCAGTTTGTCTTCGCCATTGTCTTTCTCCATTCGTAGGCTGTTATGGTATTCTTTTCTAGAAGCTGTTTTTGCTTCTTGAAGCgtcttgaaaattttcaaatgcaTTTGACTTTACAGCTCATCAACCCTGGGGTGGAGATAAAGAGGGTGGAGAACACTCCTGATGATCCAAGACAGCGGAAACCCGACATCACAAAGGCAAAGGAATTGCTGGGTTGGGAGCCAAAGATCAAGTTACGGGAAGGCCTGCCTCTCATGGAGGAGGATTTCCGCTTGAGGCTGGGAGCAGCCAAAAAGAACTGATTGTCTATATTGCTGGAAATATAGGTTAGCGAGCGCGGTTTGTTCTTTCCGTCCTGGAATATATGTTTGACGATGCTGGAGTATGCTCGTCTGCAATGATTCATATGACTACATTGTGACGAGCAATGATTCATATGACCACTTGTGCTTCCTTGTTCTTTCTATTTCATTGTGTTATAATAGGAAAATAAGAACTGGTGCTTGTTAAAAGGTTTTCTACCTTTTTCATTCCTTTCCAAAGTGAGTGCTAAGATGCCAAGGAGAATCCTTCAAAATGTGGCATTTAGTGCTGTTTCGTAGTTAAGATTGTCCTCAGCTGAGTGTGCTACTTGGAACCCCCAGTTTTGGtcatcaataattcaatttaatttttattccaTCATATCTCCATGCGATGTTAACGCTTGTATCATTGGTTGGTTGCACACTTggtttaattttccttttaggaTTAGATGAACACTGCCCgtctgatttctttttcttcacacAAATCAGAGTTTGACACATACAAAAGAGACTGATTTGTGAAGTGTAAGAAGccaaagtattttttttcctttttcctaagATGGTAAGAAGCTTGACAAGTTGCTCAGTAAGGTAAAAATGCTTTAACTCATCCCAGAAACAACTCAAAGATTTCGTCTTCCTGTGGCATTGTTTTATTGGGAAATTCCTCCCACTTGTATGGACAAAGGCAATTATCGCGCAGACTAGGCATCACTCTCCAGGGGCTGGATGAGGCTCATTTCAACTTTCAAGATGTCAGTTTTGCTGTGTTCCCCTCCCCCACCCTCCAAGAAATTTTTCCCTCCAAAAACTCTTGGGTCATGGTAAAGTTTTGTCACCAGACCCTACGAAACACCTCTTCAGTGCCATTCTCTAAGCCACACCTAAAATAATATAGCACTTTTGCCCGAATGGGACATGAGAGCAGACACAAAATTAAGAACAAGAATGAAACGACAAGAAGATTATAAGCCTATAACAATAACATGAGCGTAACACaacttttgtttcatttttgaagATTGTCTAGCCAAATGCACCAAGTTCAAAACCAATGAATAGAAGTATTTCTTCTCATGTTATTCAAGTCAtccaaaacataaaagaaaattcaagaaaaaagagtatcTAAAGCATTTCTCTTTTGTTATTAAAGTCTCTGAAAAAGCACGCAAATCTCCCCCTCCgcaacaagagaagaaaggtGGCTACAACTGCATCCAGAAATCACctacaacacaacacaaaagaaGTACTGAATTTAACTGAGACTCATAAAACCATATCCAGCAATGGTATGGCTTACTATGGATGATATACAAACACTGATACATgccaaaaaacacaaaactgaCAAAAACAGCAGAATCAGattattgaaaagaaaaaaacactaCATAAAAATATAGCAATCAAAAGAAATCAATGCCAGTACATCCCAAGAAAAGCTGAAACATGGTATCACTGCCAACCCCATGTTACATGTAAAAGTTGAGTATTTTCATTTGACTTGTATCCTTAACTGCATAGTAGGGAACTTAGACACTTAACTAGACCGTTACTTTAGAATTTTCAAACCCTTGTTAACTGCAAGGTACAAAacctaaatttttaaataggCTCTCACTTTAGAATCTACAAAAGCTCCTAACCCAATACAAATGCAACTCATCATATTAGCAACAGTCTAAAGATGAAGAAAGTTAGCTCAGGATGACAATAGGAATAGTCTGAGTATTGAAAATTGTGTAACCACCAACctgccaaatttttttggtttagtgGCCAAAAAGGTATTAAACAGAATTATTAAGGGTTTCATGTCCAAGTGACTTGTTTTCAGATctataatcaataaaaatgaaacagaAACCCTCATGTGGTCTTTTGCTACAACATGATAAGGTTGAGATGATCAGGGTGATTGGACAATTTCAACCCGATTATCAAGCACCAGAAGACCAAGTCTAACCATCTGATTTTAACCCTCAACGGGATGTCATCGACCAACTCAACACCTTGAACATGTTGTTCTTTTTATAATGAAAATATGTCAAAATTATAAGTTCTGAAAACACATatcatttttcaattttgtggcTTAAAATGCACAATGTATGACGACCTCCTCCTAAAGACTACGGATTTAAGCACccatataagaaaaaaaaatcaattaatttaACTCAGATTCCAAATGCCTACCTCTAATTGATGTTTTCGCATACATgagaaacaataaaaattgcTAAAGTAACAGAAGCAGGATCTAGATGATAGATGACATTCATTATATACACCTTATGAAGCAATCAGTCAAAGTGCCCATGTACTCAAAAGAGTGCATTTTTTCACTGACTGTATTGCCTTCATCTGAATAATAACTAGTTTCTCTCTTTATCTAAATCCCAATAAATCAAAGgattaaaacaaaaggtaCCTCTTGTGCCTCTGAACGAAAGCTGAGTTCTTAGCGTCTTCCTCTGTGaacaaattaagaagaaacaaaTGGGTCAgcgaaattagggttttgtttttcaaaattgaaatgaacaGATCGGGACGAAGAGCTTACCAGTGAGGCCAAGAGAGAACTTGGTGATGAGGGTTCCGGTGATGGCAAACCCAACCAGGAACGGCCAGTTCCTGTTCCATTCTCGCTTGAAGAAAATCGGCCATGGATCGAACTTCCTCATTTCTgaaatttctctttccttctACAATtgctctctcagtctctccgTTTGTGGGTTGTGGCTATTTTGTAGCTACTTGTAACCGTTGGATTTTGGTGTTGGTCTAATCTGATTTAGATGCTTATGGGTATGTGGGCTTGTTGAGTGAATTGGATCAAGTTGATGGCATCCGCTCCCATTTCTTCATGCTAAACCAGTTTCAAGCAGCTAAAGTAGGCCCAATGGAGATGGTTCAAGACAAGATAAAGGGCTTCTATTACTATTACCATGGGTCAAATTCTAATAAAAGCAAAATTacttataatatttttggattatgttatgattattttttataaacaataGGATATCTATAGAATAATGCTATTCTTACTATATTTGTATATCACATTCTCATACCACCTTATGTAGCAGATGAGATGGACAGttacatcaattaaaattatttaatattttcttttattttatgatttattaacacttttaaaaaaaattgttaattaaactttctttattaaaatacaccttattgatttaattgatatgGCATATGATATagacatgccacatcatgcGGTATAGAAATGTgtgataaaaatgtggtaagtgtagcattactcataTCTATAAGATGCTTTGCTTTACCAAGTTTTGTTTCCTATCCACTGATAGTGTGTGGGGTGCCCCAACTAATCTGAGGGGATAGAGCATGCTTAATGCAACCTCATACTCTACATGGTGGTGATCTAACTAGACCAATCTTGCTCACATAGTTTAACTCTGTCACAAAGTAATCATGTTAATGTCATGCTTAATTACAAGTTATCGCTACAAGGCTTGGCTATAAGATGATTTAAAAAGAGCCAAAACACTTACAACAAAGCTACACCACAAATATGatttcaccaacaaaaaaactacACAAGTACAACCCCGAGTTTTTTACAAAGGCTTTTTAATTCAAACTGAattggataatttttttttaaaattactaaCTACCATACCATACTTGAAGGGTTTATTTGGTGGCTCAACTTGGACATGTTGAATTTTAGTACAAACAAGTTCTCATGAAATTCATTCCTTTATATGGGACTTGTAAGACATAATATATTGAattattgtccaatttaatatGCCAAATTCCAACATACCAAATAACTACAATAATATTTAGGATACTGCTTCCCTCATTCCCTGTAAAAAAGCATTTCTACTTCCTACAAATCACAGTTTGacatatttataaaaacaatgcataaaaaatataaaaataaaaacctctaTACATATGTCAAATTGTGATTGGCAGAAAAGTATGAGCTCCTACTTCTAGGGAAGGAGGCAAGCATTTTCCTAATATtcatttgattgatttgaaaataattcagTCTAGTTAACTAGGGCTGGGCACAGTTAGGTACGGTATGGTGGTAAGGTGATCCTGGTCCCAGTATTGGAAATTATAACTGGTACGGGACAGTACGGTGGTGGGGTTATGGTTCTGTGATACCATATCATACCTGTATGAAATTGTACCATTTTCGATTACAGACAGAGAGAAAGATCGGGAGGAGCAGGCTTTGTCGATTTGGGGCTTtccagacagagagagagttcgACAGTTTGTCAATTTAGGGCTtcaaagacagagagagatcGAGAGATCAACAATTCGTCGATTAATGGTTACAGACAGAGAGAGCGATTAGGGAGGAGCAGGCTTTGTCGATTTTGGGCTTTccagacacagagagagagttcaACAGTTCGTCAATTTGGGGCTtcaa
Protein-coding regions in this window:
- the LOC18772449 gene encoding uncharacterized protein LOC18772449 — protein: MRKFDPWPIFFKREWNRNWPFLVGFAITGTLITKFSLGLTEEDAKNSAFVQRHKR